Below is a window of Ischnura elegans chromosome 1, ioIscEleg1.1, whole genome shotgun sequence DNA.
tttggtcaaaatcagtCAACAAATTCCCCCAGGGTCGATTTAAATCCCAGGGGATGTGAATGGGTTAAGTCAAAACGATGCTCCAACAAGAgcaaatttcaattataatttcttGTAAAGAAAAGCTATTATACCACAAATcagtttcaggaggaatttgttTAACACAGAAGTGCATGATTCCAAATgagtatgtattttttgtattgacttgtCCTATATTTTACAATGTTAAGTCCTtggagcaataaaaattattattgttatgacAACTCGAAATGATAACTTACGAGCTGCTTCTTCCTCTTCTgcttcagttttaatttttttctttttcttcttttcagaaGTGGGTTCTGCGaatagaaaaaaacagaaaatatttagaaacgtgtttaaaaaagaaaaaatataaataatgtgatTTTAATGGTATGAATGCCACAATGCTTCACTAGTAACGGACAATTATCTTCCTGCTTTCTAAAATAATTGATACATATATTCTATATAGAATGTTACCAAACTCATCTCACTGATACACAAGACTCCTATTTTTGCACTCCAGAATTTAATGTTTCACAGCTTTTTGTAGTTCTTTTAGGACCTTCACAGTTACACTCCACTCACCCTCAAACACTTCATCTCCTTCCTCCTCTTGAGGCTCAgtcttaattttcttctttttcttaggAGGCATTGCCCCTGCAAAACAATAAGATTTAaaagaaggaagtaaaaaaatactcaaatagaaaaattgatgaatttttgtaAGGAATATGACTGACCTTCGGTTTCACCAATTTCTTCAATCAGGACCTTTTTAGGAGTATCTTCTTCACGTTTTCTTTTTGTAGGGAGAGTCGTATCAGCAGCAGCAGGAAATTGTCTCACCTCACTGAAATATTAACAACATATGAAAAACATCCAAAACAAAacatcattaattatttattatgcatttaaatgactcaccaatgagaaaaaaatgcctaGCAACAATGTTTTGTAGGTGTTCAGCCATAAGCTCAATAAAGAAGGGGAagcttcaaaaacaaaatttcaggGTCAAACGAATTGTTCACAACAGAATATGTactgagatatgaagtgaaacactttgcactttccacataaaaaatttattacactagagtcgacatgtttcgcagtcttgataatgctgcagtgcagcgaaacatgtcgactctagtgtaataaattttttatgtggaaagtgcaaagtgtttcacttcatatctcataatggatctccacaaagtatctgcctcatccatccaattaagAATATGTACTGTTGACTGAAACAAATTAACGCAATGGGAAGAAGAGGAAGATTATCATGATGTGAactattctattttttcactgAACTTCACCCCTTTTCAATGTAGCTCCTACTCTTTCACAGACTGAAGGCCACACTTGTTCTCGAAATAAGTTCAACACCTCGTTTTGATTATATACTTTTGGAAagcattatgaaataaaatgagcatCAAATTAAAAAGGTATGTGTGTAACTGCACTTTACTTCTTACATATAACCATCTTCCTGCTTTACTAAAATATCAAGGATATCATCATAAAACATTCATCAGTTTTTCAACTTCATGGTTATGCATCTTATTTCCAGCATTAAATTGATTCTCAATTGACATTGATTCAAGTTTcatctaaaaaagaaaatatttttttcaagcattcaGCTAAGTTGATGGAGATTCTACAAGATGGTTGCAATGCTCAACCATTGTGCTGATCAAAACTGACTTACCTATTTATATGGGTCTGGAGTGTAAAAATTGAACAAGGTTGGACCTTGAATGGCTATTGgcataacttaaaaatttttctaaatttttggtGATTCAGACCTAACAACTTGGCCATGACTAAGGTAAGGAGAAAATAACATTCTATTTTGACATTATACAGCAGCAGCTCAATATCCTTCAGTCATACATTTTCTACGAAACATCCACACGCTGCAAAATGGAATTTGTGATATGAATCTGTAAAATTATGTCGGATGATGTTTATCAGCAGAGAAAGAATATTCTCACTAAAGAATAGAAGAAATGCAGGAAAAAACACTGCTGCATACTGCAATAGTCCCCTATAACTTCGTCACAGCTGGAACAGATTGCGAGATCCTAAGTCCACATACAGTGGAATCCCGGTATAGCGAGTACGACATTTTGTGATAATTGCATTAGAGCAAGTGATAGTCTTCGTATAGCCAAATGGCCtacattttacatgtaaaataaatgggATGTAGCAAGGCCAAAAAGTTCCTTTCACAATATACACTCGTATTCACGACAGATATCTCTCAAGTTATAGGCAGTGTACCATCAAGAGGTCTATgagtaacagaaaaaaatatggatagaGCAAGGCCAAGAAGTCTCTGCTACACTATGTACTCAGTATAGTGACACATCTCTCTTTAGATCTGTGCATAATTAATAATCTTGATAGTTATCAGGGAGCATCTTGGATGCAATACACGTAACCATGCTGATTAAATCACTATGCATAACTCAACTGAATGAATTTACACCTTGCAGGTATAGAAACCATTAAAGATCCATAACATTAAAACGAATGAAGCTTCGAGTGGCAAGAAGACTTGGTCTGAGTGTCCCCATGAAAGATAaatattcttaattgttcaagtaGTCTAAACCTCGAGCCTCCAGCATACCCAgtctaatttgtttaacatctgccTAATGCTTACTGTACACCCCTTGCAGGTTTTGATGAATTACAGCTttcctttgattaaaaaaaaaaatcactgattACGTCTATCTGCACTCTATTCCAAATGCTTGTTGCACATTCAAGTTGTGGGTGGATTAGGGCAAAATATCACCTCTCTACCActttttcatctaaaatatttgaCAAATACCAGCCCAGGGCTCTCCTGCAAATATTTGTTATCTGTGTCAGCCACAAAAGGTTCGAAGTTATCATCACTCCCAAATCTTAATCCCACTTAATCTGTCACCTTCATGTAAATTGAGGATCCAAAACATTCGGAATTTGAGGATCGTTTTCACATTTTCATCGCATTCTTCCTCTTCAATATACTCTTAcactaaaaaaattttatgtttagaATAACTTAGGGTgcagagtgaaaatattgctACCCTCATATGTTCTGAAAATCTTGCATACTTGCATTTTctagaatttgaatttcaaacacCTACCAACAACACTTCTACAAGCACTAGCTTATCTAAAGCCTTCAAATAATGTCTATTTTTTCAATTACCTCTTTGAGTAGTATTTTTCAAAAGCAGATTTAGCCTTCCCAGTGCCACTTATTCGCTTCAAGCTGCCCTCTTCCAGAATTCTCAGCCTTGCCTCCAACTTTGCCTTGTGCTCAGCCCCCAACTCAAAATTGTTTCCAGATCCTGGCTCATCATCTCCAAGGGCATCCACACGGCAAGCCAATGCTGCCTTAGCAGCCAACATTCTTGACATCTATGAAAAAAACCATCAATGAAAACATAAAGTTTACTGCACAACCACGAAAATACAGAGGGAGTCTGCCTTTTATAAGGTTTCACTACACATTAAATTCACCTTCTACAGCTTAAACCAAAACCAGACAAAAATTTGTATGCACAAAAATGAATACCTGGTACCCTCCAAGAACTGGAATATATATACAAATCAAATTTCCTTACAAAAGAAAAAGCAATACCTCAACAAATGTGTGATATATCAAGTTAGGAAAAATCACAACTCAAATTGGGAAGCATCACAGCTTTGCTTTCTATAATTAACAGCGAAGTTGTGATGTTTCCCAACTGAAAATGGAATTCTATAAGGATAAGGCCTCAAAAATTCAGTGCATCAAGTGTAATATAGTAAAACTGAGAAAGCAATACCAACCTTCCCCTTATTTTTGGCACTGGACTGCCCAACTAGCTGAGAATGATACAGAAGTCCATACTTGGGTGTGTCTCGCTTTGTCTTCAATGCTCGAAACAAGGCCTTCTCAGCACCTAATATTTGCACTGTGGATGCTGGATGCTTTGCAAGGTTCAGAAGAGACCCTGAAGAAATAATGAGAGAACAACTGGTAATCATACTTATTACAGTTTTTACCTATAGTATATATATAACTATGcgataaatttaatgtaaatagcatgaatattcatgcaaaaatatcaatacaataatgatttaaatgattaatttttaccaGCATGAGAGATTAGCCTTGCTCCAACCAGATCACCAACTAAAACTGTAAGATTAGGTGCAACAGCCATCATTCGagactttaaatattcataaagcTGGGTGCGGTAATCAGATATCTCCAAAACCtaatttacgagaaaaataaCCCAATTAAGACCATTCTTCAAATTGCAATGCATAGATATACGAAATAATCCAAGCTACACACCTGATCACATAACATTTgaatattcaaaatatcattttccgtAATTTCTGTGCCCATTGATATTTCTGCAGCTTCTTTTACCTTTTCCTCTACCTCCTCAGGAAGGATATCGGAGAGATCAGTGTTCATGGTGTTTTCTCTGGTTCCTGTAATCaattgtgaaataatatttttattgaattcaatATGAATTCCTCACTACTTCAAACTAAGACTTGATCAAATAAAACCTTATAACCCAAAGCTATATATACAGCAATCAATTGTTTACCTACCAATCAATTTTACTGTCTTCACAAAGGCAGTGTGGTCAGTAATTATCTTTCCCAGTTCTGGAAAATGCCAACCATACCATTCTCTACACCTCATTATGTAGTTATTCAATTCTTTATCTAAATCGTCCAATAGACAAACTGCTTGGACTATCATTGTGTCTATTTTGTCTGGGCTAAATTTAAGCTTGTACCTcgataaactgaaaaataaagatattctcagaattaaatagaaaataggaaatgtgTAACTACAACTTAAAAGTGAGTAACTTCCACAACTAAGAGATTAAACGTGACCGGCTTCACTCTATATCTGACAATACAGTAAAAATCTAAGTCAGTTTCATACTGAGGGAAGTGGAAGGTATTGTGCACTTCAATTCCAAAATAATTGATAGCTtactaaaaatgaaatgcttaccTGTGAGCAAGACCAAGAGCCATTGCAGCCATTTCCTTTTTGGGAAGACCTGATATGAGTGCATCAGTTTGAGATCTGATGCACCTCATAAGTTCTTGAACAGCAGTATTAGACAGACATTGTATATTCAATTTCTCTTTAATAACACCTCCCAACTTAGCATCAGCAACTAGCAGCTGCTCCTGAGCTTCTTGAGCAATGACTTTCTTTAGacttttcttcaaaatttttgacAGCTTCCCCTCAACAGCTGCTGTGGCAGCAGACAATGCCTCGGTGGTATCATTGAACTTCTGAAAATGCTTCAGCTTCACTCtggaattaaaaatgatacaaaataataagttttataaagtgaaaacaaAAGTGTAGAACATCACCCTAGGGTTTCACTTTTCACTATTCCTGCAATGGTTATACTCTTTGGATTCCAATTCCGAAGAGAGTAAAGAactttctcatttttctgtgaaatttcaagaaaatatttggcAAGAGATCGACAGCGCTAACCCTCCCCTACCTTTTGCATGTGAATTAGTAGGAAAACAAGTATTGCCTGTTCTGTGTATAGATGATCCcttggcatattttgagttattttttaatgatgaaataatttcaattatagggACTGAGACAAACTGCTACACAGCAGTTTCTTGctcgtgagaaagagaaaattatgaagcaaaaaaaaatcacgcttccAAAATGGGGTCCCCACAATGCTTGGGGAAATAAAGAGTATCTAGGTTTACTGATGTTGATGGGGATAATTTAGaaaccaagcctcagaatgtattatagcagaaagcatttattagagactccattttttcccaatgtaatgagtgagcaaagattttcattgctcagcagatttctccattttgtagataataccaATGAGGAAGTTGTAAAATAGGATCCAAAACTATacaaaattttaccaattagtgaatatttgaaaaatatgttccAAAAAGTGCATGTACTAGGTAAGGAAATCAGAGtagatgaattattattattgtgaaagGTAAGACTGCTGTGAAAACAGTATATTCCCATAAAAGCATCccggtttgggataaaattgtttAGATAAAACTTTGTGACTCTGCAGGGTATTTATGgacttttattatttactgtggctTAGGGATAAAATTGGGCTGTGAATCACTAAGGACAAAGATCTTTTTTTCAACGAAAGTTGTTCTAAGTTTGAGTGAGAAACTAATCAACTCGGGTAGAtgtgtttatatggacaatttttacagtagtcccAATTTTTTCCAAAGGTTAGTTCAGAGGACAACAGTTGCTGTTGGAACCGTGAAAATCACACATAAATGTATGCCAGTAAACcccaaaaagaaactaaagaaaggagTTGATAGTGCAAAGTGTGggaaattggttgctttgaagtggaaggataaatATGATGCTGTATTGCATATGACTACGAAACATTCAGA
It encodes the following:
- the LOC124167037 gene encoding nucleolar protein 58; this translates as MLVLFETPAGYAFFKLLDDSKLQETENLFKDFETPDAASKVVKLKHFQKFNDTTEALSAATAAVEGKLSKILKKSLKKVIAQEAQEQLLVADAKLGGVIKEKLNIQCLSNTAVQELMRCIRSQTDALISGLPKKEMAAMALGLAHSLSRYKLKFSPDKIDTMIVQAVCLLDDLDKELNNYIMRCREWYGWHFPELGKIITDHTAFVKTVKLIGTRENTMNTDLSDILPEEVEEKVKEAAEISMGTEITENDILNIQMLCDQVLEISDYRTQLYEYLKSRMMAVAPNLTVLVGDLVGARLISHAGSLLNLAKHPASTVQILGAEKALFRALKTKRDTPKYGLLYHSQLVGQSSAKNKGKMSRMLAAKAALACRVDALGDDEPGSGNNFELGAEHKAKLEARLRILEEGSLKRISGTGKAKSAFEKYYSKSEVRQFPAAADTTLPTKRKREEDTPKKVLIEEIGETEGAMPPKKKKKIKTEPQEEEGDEVFEEPTSEKKKKKKIKTEAEEEEAAQPSSEKKKKIKAEIEEQEGDEATPVKKKKKKVKEEVEDPEDSSEVFSAKKLKVKGETGEAEDETSVSGKKKKKKKSGEFQVEELGEEEAAAAMGSEKKKKKKKLSMGAGEET